The Macrobrachium nipponense isolate FS-2020 chromosome 44, ASM1510439v2, whole genome shotgun sequence genome contains the following window.
TAAGCATCAATTAGGATGTATTCAGAGGAGTAATGACTGATAACATAACATAAAGTTAAAATAGTGTAATTTTTCTGTGTTAAATTTTGACCATTTTTTGTCAATCTGTGATACAGTGAGATGTGGTGCCAGAGAGCTGAGGGCTGGTGAGGGGAAGGCGAGAGGACCCACCTCGCCATGGCAGGAagcctgtttgtttattatgaatattgcatttatggcaaatttttattttggatttgtcaggaaaaaaattaattttcaatatttttgttttattaatgtttagtACCAGAAAAATTCAGTTATTAAAGGATGTTCAATCATTAAAAGAATGAGTAAGGATTgaaatttttgttgattttttcagaaataaaaatttttgaatgCAAGTGGGTTTTTTCTTGATTAAAAAATGGGGTATGCTACACCCCAGGTTTGTGTTTGTGACAAGATTTCCATGTttgtgtttaagggttaaaagaaaACGGCCCTTAATTCTAAGAGGAATGGGTAGCTAATTTATAATCACACACTGAATACTATGCCCAAAACGttatattaatgtttataataagaaaaaacgtGCTAATAGAGCTCCCACAGAAGGAAAAGAAGGGTTAGGTAAATGTATAACATGTATGGGATCTTCCTTTTGTGGGAAATTTTACTCAGAACGTGAATTATCATTTCGTTGGTAGACATTATATGCTGAATAATCAATCAAAATCTAATAAAGAtccatgaatataattatataaagtaaATCACATGATATCACATATAGCCTTACATTCGTTCGTCAATTATTTTTCCAGAGCCATATATGGGATTAAAATGTGAATGCTGAAAATTACTTGGCTTAAAGTGTTAATAGTGGTTATAAATAATTCTGTTAAGCAAATTGtttattattaactataattGGATGCGAAGTCATTTTTTCTGTAACCGATGATGCTGCTAAGACAATGTAGAGAATAATTCATGGTTTTACATCGTCTGATGGTTGACACTGATCCAGACAGAAATAgcgaatttttaccaataaaaacttTACCTCAGGTATTAATGGAAAACTAGCAGCGTTGGGAACACTTTCAAGTAGTGTGAAATTAGATATATATCCCGTTCTAAGAAAACTTCAGTGgtagaatatttcaaaatatctatCTTAGCCCTTATCTTCTAATCTTCTAAGATTACCTATCAAGTATGGTTATGATTTGATTGCATAGTCCGTGACGAGAAAATTCCCaacttaatcaaaataaaatttgctGGAGACGTGGGGAAATcgtgatattttcttttatatgtacCACCTGCATATCAAATTCGAGCTGTTGATTACATTATCTGAGCATTCTTAAAGGGTCATAGGGATACAAAGTTCCCATGGGAAAAGTGGTAACATTTTACTCAAAAAAGGAATGTGCTTAAAACATATAGGGTTAGAACTAAAAATTCCATCATTTGTATGCTTTCACCAGCGGCTTTCATAAACTAACtatcataagaagaagaagaagaagaagaagaaagagagagagagagagagtgcaacagTTATTCCCTGAATTGTTGTTTTGAGAGGTGATGAGGTCTACAGAGACGCATTATATGGTATAGTCATTATCATCATCCTTTTGAAATCTTAGTCTCCTATGGGTCTTCAGTTGATTTATCTAGAAGAACTCATTCTTCTGTGTCAACAGTTTAGAATAATcacgcattttatttttattaaacgcctataaatgtttacaacttattcgTTCTTGGGGTAATTTATTGTATCATATATGGTTATTGTGTGTTCTTCCTGAATATCTGTAGTATGGTCTTGTACCTAAATAGCCTTATTCCCAGCAGCTGAATGAATGCTTGAATTAAAATTTAATCTATAATCTTTCTCCTTGGTCATCTaagctattttctctctctcttcgaatacCTGGGGAGTTCTGTGACTTATATGTAGCATACATTGGTAATGGATACATTTAGTCTCAgttgaattataattataaatcgtaatttttcccagactttttttttctttttttaaataagttcAACTATATATTTGTTCTGCATAAATAGAAGATTacatacaaaattatttattcaattactataatattatcattaaaaatacaCTTAGTTTTCCTCTTTACTTAGTTTCATGATCGGTAGTCTATGATATATTGTACTTCTTTCTTAATAAAGATTAAAAGGGGTTCTAAAAGCACATTTGCGTGTCATGAGTCCGTACTTATAGCAATGAAGTTTCACGTACATATCTAAATAAGTGATTTATAGGTCTTAGAGAGACCgagatttttcatttccatttgttTGTGACAAAAAGATGGAAACAATTATCTTCCACCTTTTGTTCTTTAACTTCCCGTTTTGAATATACAATATCTTGGTAGATAATAGCAAATAACTTCCCTTAGGTGCTTCTGGTGCTAAATGTTTAGATAATCTACAACTTTGTGTCACCATTAAAGAAATTATTGTTAAGAGGTCTAGATTATTTGTAGCCACACAAATAGTTTTACAGTGGAAAAGATCTATCACTTAtgttacttgtttgttttttttctagctgGAACTCGTATGTCAATCCATGGCCCAAACATGGGGGGAGGTGGGGAAAGGTACTACTTGCCTGGGACCAGGCAGTCTTGGTGGCCCGTGACaacagcttatttattttaacttatctGTATAGAGAGTGAACAAAATCGAAGGACGATGAATGCTCAAGGGGCTCCCCTAACGATTGAATTAATTGAACAGGATGGAGGAAACCACCTAGACATAATCATGATCTTGTAATCAGTATATAGCATGACAAAAACTGCGCAATACATTGCGGAAAAATTGGTAAACATCAGTGGGGTCAGAAAGTTACAAACGACTAGGGGTGGTGGCTGTGGTTAGAAGAGTTCAAGAGGGGACCATTTTTTGTGCTAGTACCGGGGCCTGAAAGGGTGATGCTTAGGCCCTGTCAGCATCTTGCAGTGATCCAGAAAGCTATAGCCTTTTCTTCTACAATAAAATATTCAACATACTAAAATTCAGTCAAGGCGTTGTTGGGTTTACAATGAGACGACGTCTTGGTGACAGGACTTTACTGTATGAGACCAGAGAGCCGACTGACTCGCAAACACGTTGCGGGTTATTGCCCGGCAGTGCATTACAAAGACATTTCGTACATCCCCCCCTCAAGATTATACTTATGCATAAAAATTAAAGGGGACAATGTCACTATGAACATGGAAATGGGCTACgaagagaaaaatgtttttaactAACTTTTCAGTACAAAAACATGCAGTTACATACACTGAGTGCGTTGCTTAGTGGCACTCAAATGCAtgtaatacacatacacagaaaaaaaagaataaattcttgATACAATTGTGCAATTGCATATCATATGAGCAAACAACAAATAATATCAGCATTATATGAAGTCTTGGAGCCACTTGGAATCTACCGGCAGCCCTTTTGGGCCTACCAACGACGCCAGGGTCCTGCATGGAATGCGTTACTGGTTCTTTGGGCGTAGGGCTCGCGGAGGTGTCGTGCTGAGATGCAGGGTCGCTGAGGAACGGAGCGATTACTCTCAAATGTCGTCTGTTCCTTTTTGAGTCTGCTGCTCCCGTTGAGCTTGACTGTGTACTGACGATGGGGCTTAGTTTCCGATACCACGCCCGTTCTGTCCCACTGCTTAGCAGCCTGGTTTTGTATGCGTACATGGGTACCTAGTTTGATGGGCGGCAGTCTCTGGTGGTGTCAAGGGTGCGCATAGCTTCCTGTGATTTTGCCACTTGTAGTTCCCTTTGACGTATTGTCCGTCTCCAATACGtgtctactaacaggtgtctTCTAGCCGTCGGTACCCCGTCATGCAGCTGGCGACCCGTTGCAAGCTGAGATGGCGACTTGTTGATCTCCATCAGAGGCGTGTTGAGATACTGGAGTGTTGCCAGGGCCGTCTTGTCTGACTCAAGGGCTCCACCTTTTGACATGTTTTCTCGGAGTAGCCATTTTGCTgatttgacagctgcttctgccctgccgttGGACTGGGGATAATGGGCTGACGACAGACGGACCTTGACTCCCCATCTCGTGAAGAAGGCAACCATCTCCTCGCTGGCCAAGTTCGTACCTCCGTCAGTCGATATTTGCTCTGGGGCTCCCCAACGTGAAAAATATGATCGAAAGTGATTGCTTATTTTGTTGGACATGGCACCACAGGGGAAGTGAGCTACTTCTAACCAACCGGTTAGTCTATCTgcgtatatcatgtatatattgcCCTCTATTTGGAACATATCTGCGACGACTTGCTGGAAGGGGTATTCTCCTGGCGGTgtgtgtatcatttcttcaggaggcagtgaAGGGGCGTGTTCATCATATGAGGTGTATTGGGCAAGGCGATGCTGAAGGTCTCCTTCTATTCCCGGCCAGTAGACTGACTGCCTGGCCCTCCTAAGCATAGAGTCAaggccttggtgtcctgcgtgTAGGTTAGCGGCTTCCTGATGGCGTAAATCTTCGGGGATAACCAAACGTGTGCATCCTTGGTCCACCgagtatgtcaccagatcctggttgatggctaACCTATCCTGAACACCGAAGAAGGGACGAAGGCAGGAGATTTCTTGTGTGACTAGCAAGCAAGAGCTGATACACTGGGTCGTTAGATGCGGCGCTCCTAacgcagtcttcatccaacaTGATGATGTCCAGTTCCAAGGCGGCAACAGTTGCACGtgccactgccacttgaatgtcgtcctccaaatccacgTCAGAAGCTTCGTGGGGTGCTCGCTTGGTCGGGTACCTTGAGAGAAAGTCTGCGGCAGTGTTTCTTTTTCCGGGCAGGTATTTGATATGAaacttgaactggagtgtcttctcCTTCAGGTTGAACAATCTTGGGTTGATGACGTCCTTAAGAGCCCTATCACCCAGCAGCTTGACAAGTGGACGGTGAtccgtgatgatggtgagattTGGGCACCCAAGTAGGAACAACCTGGCCTTCCGCAAGCACCAGGTGACTGCAAGGGCTTCACCTTCTACGGGGGCATACCCTGCTTCAGAAGGGATGAGGTGTCGACTGCCACATAGGGCAAGACGCCAGCCCCCCTTGCACcaaaaggggctgtcagctgactgacaagcGCAATACTGCTGGAGGACGACGAAACCAATGCCTTCCTTGCTCCAATCCGTCATGATTATCGTAGGGCGCATCTTGTTGTAATATGCCAAGccgtccttggctaattgacagatgacctccCGTGCCTGCTGGAGTTTATTACGTAGCTGGCTATCCCAGTAGACGTTTTTCCCTGTTGGTTTTCTGAGgaggtccctaaaaggctccatGATGGGCGCTGTTGCAAGGAAGGGGGCTAACTGATTCACGAATCTGAACCATAACCTAATATCAgtgatggagggcttctctggcatCTGGAAGTTACGAATGGCGTCTAGTCATTCGTCTGCAGGCTTATGTGACTCCCCTCCCAAGTGGTACCCGACGAAGGTaacctctctcttgcagaatttgAACTTCTCAGGCTTGAGTGTAatacctgcagaggcacacgttgacaggaattcatatacGTGCCAAAACGCTTCTTCGATGCTCTGATCGTATAGCAAGGTGTCGTCGAtgcatttatgctttctggtgatgtcttgcaaGGTGTCATCGAATCTTTTCGTGTAGGCGTCAGAAGCCAAACAGTGACCCATGGGTGTCCTACGATAACGATACCGTCCCCATGGGGTGATGAAGATTGTGAGTGGGCGGCTATTCTCGTCCAGTTCCACTAGGTGGAAACCCCAATGGGCGTCTGCTGTAGTTTTGTATGTGTGAATGGGGATGCTCGAAATCATGTCGAAGGGTGCCGGTGTATGATGAGTCTCACGGAGACAGTGGGCGTTGAGGCGCTGGAAGTCTACTGTGCGGCGAGGTTGGCCTGTTTTCTTGGCTACCacgaccatccttgcacaccacTCCGTTGCATCCCCTGCTGGGACTGGTTCTATCATGCCCTTCCGAACATCTTCGTCAACCTGggccttgacctcctcttcccaatgcttagggattgCTGCCAGCGTGTGACAGGCATAAGACATGGCAATGGGCAATAAATGTatgtggtgctgcttgcccgtcATCACGGGTAGGGGTTCCCTGGTTGTGTTGAAGGTCGTGGATGAGAAGTGACATAATAACCATTCCTCCAGTCTTGGTATGTTCTCCTCCGCGGGTGGGATAGGTATGGTGGCTGGCTTCGTTGTCTGAGGAGGGTTCGGCTGAGAGACTGCCTCGCTACTAACGTCAGCTGGTGCAATGAGAGGGGAAGGTGTGAGGGAAACCAGGCggtactattcccagctccttacaagcattcagAGATAAATAGAAGTTCTTGGCCATTGGCACGAAGTAGACCTCCTGCTTCGTGCATCGCCCACCTATTTCAATGGTACATGCTGTTGATCCGAGGCATCTCACTTTGGAGATTAGCAACGTCCCTCAGACCTGTTCGAGGTTGCATCTCCAGAGGATTTATGTGCAGGCTTGAAAGAATCGTGGGCCCGGCAACGCAGATCTGTGCTCTTGTGTCTGCTACGGCGAGTGTGGACACCGACCTTCTGCTTCCATGGGAAAGACAAGCCTTGATTGTGGGGTGATTGTGGGGTGTAGGGAGAGGTGTGTCGGCGACAATCACCAAACTCGAGGCGAGCGGCACTTTCTTCGTACTTCTGCAGCATTTCTGGAAGTGTCCTACCTTTTGGCACCTGAGGCACGTCATACCTTTTGCTGGGCACGATGCTCTACCAGGCAAATGACGTCCCCCGCAATTCCCGCAATGCTTTGCACTTGAGTTACCGCGCAACACCGCAACGTCTGGCTCTACGTCATCGGCGCCAGTGATGTCATCACTCGAGGCGCCAGCCGACTCCCTCGCACCAATAGCGACACGTGGGATGCTTTCAACATCCAGGCGTGCAGCTTCAAAGGTACAACACAAAGCCTGAAGGACATCTACACTTTTAAACGTATCACATCCCTGAAATACATGCCTTTTTAACACAGGGTCACTGAGACCTACCATTATTTTCCGTAACAGCATATATTCGCCCAAGCACTCCCCGCATTTGGGACACTGAAAATCACAGTCGGTGGCCTTTTGAGCACACCTTGAGAAATAATCACTAACACTGTTTGCACCCTTGTGCGAGGGCAAAAAATTCGGACTATTGCACTGCCTGATTCGATGACCGTAACACAATGTTCCCGATGGCATCCAGAGCCGCGTCTGCAGTAAGGGCGTTCCATTTGGCGTCAGAGTACCGAGCGTCCAGTGCACGTTGCAGCGCCGGCACACAGTTGAGTCTAATATGCAGGACAACATCCTGCGGCAGGAAATTGTTGAGGTGGATCCAACACGTCTCCAGGACCTAAACTCTGCCGAGGACATCACAACATTACATttctcaggggcagcagagacaggGACTTTGCCGGCACGTGCTCCAGTACCAGGAAGAGCATCCTGAAGGGCACGGATGGCACGTTGCTGGTCTGCAATTAACATCTGTGCTTGCATCACGGCCTgtgacaaggcccttggcattgcaggAGAGGCATGCCTCGGCGTGGCCTGGGCTGGTCGACACTTCAGGGGCATGACTTGGTTCGAaaactcactgcgccatgttgggtttACAATGAGACGACGTCTTGGTGACAGGACTTTACTGTACGAGACCAGAGAGCCGACTGACTCGCAAACACATTGCGGGTTATTGCCCGGCAGTGCATTACAAAGACATATCGCACAAGGCGTCAAACAGGACTTTCAAAGTTTATGTCGCAGTGGTCCTTTGTGTCATACGGCTTGTAAGCTTTGGTGTACTAGTATAGCCTAGTGTCTGACTGGtgacaaaataagaaaagaaaataaaacaatgccCATAATGTCTTACCTAGCTTGTAACGGTGAGAGGAATACCAGGAATACACTTTCTTTCAAGTAGTgttcacataatttttttcagtCAGTCAAAGATTTTGACCATGCTAATCTTAACAAAATATTACATGCACCACCACTCGAGGCCTCCTTTGCTATGGTGACGGTTTCGAGCCAACCTAGCAACACTGAACACTCCGGCAACACTGGTTACACAGAAGAAACTGCTCACGTCTTCATCTTCACCAATATATTAATTACCTAAGGAAACATTCTACAAGGTAAACGAACTTTCTCCTTCCATAAAAACTGACCTGTGGTAATGTTGATTTCACACTGTTCCTGCGCCTCACAGgttgttttcagttttaaattatgtTGCTGGCAGCAACGGATTTCATTAGATTCATTTTGTGCAGTGCTCTGAAATCAATTGCACTTCTTTTTAACTCAGTATTTCCAGAGTCATTTATTTAGCAGCCTTAGTCTGACATGAGGACCACTGTATTAGGTAGCTACTACTGTCCCAGCATTCAGTACCATTGTAGACCAGATGAATTTAAAGATTACATCTTATGAGTGTTAAAATAGGAAGATTCACGATATACCTATACCGGAGAATTTACACTATAATATTTGGCTGGGTCTAGTAGGATATAGGCTTAGTGGACTGACCACGATTGTCAATTTTCTCAAACTCGCCCATGAGCATGATAGCTATTGGTTAATAGTATGTGAAGTAGGCCAATACTTTCTTGCCAGATACATAGATCCAATATTTTCTAACCTTTATTATAGGTGCAAATTTGGGTTTTATGTAGGGGAAACCAAAGGAGACTAAGCTGTGTCAAATGTGATGGTTTTAAACATCAGGCAAGAAAAGTATTAAAACAGTAGGTAAGTAGTGTGTCCAATGAAAAATATTACAGCTGGTCACCCTTGCATGTGCATCATAAGCACCCTGCTGTGTGTGCCTTGTAAGCACCAAAGACTGCAAAGATTACCCAAGCAACTGCAAACTCAGTGATATAACCAGGTTGGATTTAGACATTTTAAGAAGCATTCATGTTACTCGGTCCAAAATTGGGTTTACTTGTTTTAATTTGCTATTATGAAGTTCTTTATTCCGCAAAGCCTGCCATTCACTACCGATGGTGGGTTTTGTGTGGTAAGAATCACTGACAGGAAAATTGTAAACCCCATTCTACAATTGTTATTGAATGAAGTGAGGGCAAGAAGTAGGAGCAGCATTATATTctatactgtaatattaaaacGCATTTATGTACTAATCGTCAATGTCAATAAGAGACTAATCCATACTAAGcataacctaaccaaacctaaagTACAGTAGTAATTTCTTATACTATCTTTTATATCCTCATGTAAGCTATTATAGGAGTCGAATACTTTGATCTGCCTTGATGGTGAGCATAAATTGAAACTAGTTACCTTGGCTGTCTGCCTTTTTAAGTAGATATAAAAGATAAACACTTATACAGGCTTGGCCTATGTATAGTATTCCATTATTCCTCGGCTTTGTCCTTTACAAGTCTCCACCCTCCCTACTCATTGTTCGTATCCAAGTgggtctgggtcttccaactcgtCTGGTGCCCACAGGAACCCATTATTGTtacgtagtttaaccagacattCAGCAACTGACATCATTCCATACCATTCTCCCAGGGGTTGTTTCCCTCACTCTATCTTGCCATCTGACTTCCAATACCCTTTTCTGCATACTCTGTTcacattacttttgtttttctcagCCTTGTTTCGAGTACCGTCATTTTGAGAAAGCTTTGTAAATTTCGAGGCTTTTTCCGATTAAAACAGCATCATCTGCATATTCTAAAGTCTGTCAACTTTCTATTGCAACCCCAATCTAAACCTCCTCTTTAAGGCTCCGacctctttttaaaattaaaaattctatgAGAGGAGCAAGTAACAAAGATGAAATAACATTACCTTTGCATCTGCGTCATTATTGGATAACTTTAATTAGTAGTACAATTTGATAGGGATGTCATGATGGCATAAGGCCTTCCCATAATACTGGGGTGTGGGCATTCAATTCCCTTCTTGTAATGAACAAGAGGGCATTTAAATTCCATACACATTTGATCCTTGCAACTCCAGCTTATTCTAAATGACAGATTGGAATCTCTAAGCTTTTTATCATTGTCTTTCTCCACCCATTGAAAGAAAACTTGGTGAATATTTTCTTTGGTATCTTTGCTATGACTTTCAATTCCTAATCCTCCTGATTTGTGTTCACATTCCATATATACTACTCTGTCAAAATTTTTGATGCTGCTTACAATTTCAACTTTACTGTGGTAATGAGTGACAAGTTGGTGATCACTGCTGACATATGTTCCTCTGTACGTCCTAACCTTCTTTTTCTCTCAACCATTGGTTATGTGATCTGTAGACGTCCTTTTGTTTAGTCTCTTTCCCAGGGCCCTCCTTGCCCAATACATCTTCCATAATTGCATTATTCCTGTCAACTTTTGCATtgatttcaccaacaaaaattctCATGTCTCTTTCTGGTATTTCATCTGTACCTAACATCCTGTAGTTTGGTATGAAATTCGTCTTTTACTTCTTCTGAGATACCATTCCTTCCCAGTCAGTCAGTGTCTTATCTGCAATAGCATTAGAAATTTCTCTCTGAAATAACTACAGCAATGAAGTTAGTTATCAATAACTAACATCACTGCAATATGGTAACGTTAATGATTATTTCCTGGAAGTTGGCGTCCAAGAATTCCCCTCGTAACCAAATATTGGATCTCTGTAAGAAGAATAAAACTCTAATCAATACACAAGAATACTTTTATTGTTATAAACTTCACGTACAACAACAGaccatataaaaataacaacaacaataacacgcTTTCGTTGCCACCTCTTGGGACCCCGACACAGAAATTATTATTGGAACACCGACATGGATGACATCTCAGTCTCATAATATGGACATAttagtaaaagaaaattaaatttatcataattattatttgtcATATAATCATAATTACTGTATCTTAAAAGTGACTTGCAggcaaaataaaaagattaatgcTCTTTCTTAaaactgacaattttttttcccctcatcgTTTGATGCAATAAATTTTGAAGGATCCTTGGCTGGGAAAAAGTTGAAAGTggatatagtataataataatcatatgctCTGGTAACCACAGTATCAATTTATTTGTACCTGAAGTTCAGCAACATTGGACAGAAATTAAGCAATTAAAATATTGCTTCTAATTTCTCAGCCTGTACACAGAGAGTCTTCAAAACAGCTTCTAAACATCATGAAATTCGTGCAAAATAAGAATGTAAATAACTGTACTCAAACTATGAACGGAAGAGCACGAACGAACAAATCTGAATGGGCCAACCAGCCTGTTTTTTCACCAATGTGGCATCGACAACATTTAATCGGTGTTTACATTCAAGTACGGTTTATATTGGCCTTTTTTCCCCTCGGAAAGTTATTCAGAATCTGAGtacaaatacaattcttacagaaCACTTAGTGTACATATGAAGACTACTATATACAAGCTGAGAGCAACAAAGACACGAGTCCTATGTCTTATACCAAACATCCTTGAGTGATCATTCCTACGGTAAAAATATTGGGTATCGCGCAAAATTCATTACACTATACTTCAAATTACAAATGAACACAGTTAAGCAGCATATTATAAGCAGTGCCAATTACGTACATTTGTcgaaaaaagtatatttaaaaactgccAGACAAAAGCATATATACTGTGCTGTGGTTTGCTGCAATAAATATTTAGAGCAGCAGTTTCTTAATTTATACTTGAATTTTTTAATCTACACTACTTATAAGCTCTATATGAATCTCATTCAAATATAGTAGAATGTTTCGA
Protein-coding sequences here:
- the LOC135203965 gene encoding uncharacterized protein LOC135203965, whose protein sequence is MLRRARQSVYWPGIEGDLQHRLAQYTSYDEHAPSLPPEEMIHTPPGEYPFQQVVADMFQIEGNIYMIYADRLTGWLEVAHFPCGAMSNKISNHFRSYFSRWGAPEQISTDGGTNLASEEMVAFFTRWGVKVRLSSAHYPQSNGRAEAAVKSAKWLLRENMSKGGALESDKTALATLQYLNTPLMEINKSPSQLATGRQLHDGVPTARRHLLVDTYWRRTIRQRELQVAKSQEAMRTLDTTRDCRPSN